A single genomic interval of Lucilia cuprina isolate Lc7/37 chromosome 2, ASM2204524v1, whole genome shotgun sequence harbors:
- the LOC111676610 gene encoding uncharacterized protein LOC111676610 isoform X1, whose translation MNNIYKEANYSFALLKPEVVQQTLTITESQRYSLDIGEDLKNIIEQKKSKKTVQINPNAEIINISNTRSETQQEYTNMNRCDETAYGELPMWQKTSDESFEALEKMCEKTVSDPNSTLFKYLNGEDEEQKRNNVVAWQKTSDESFEALEKMCDKTASDPNSTLFQYLHSDRKEQVLAEVKKRSTDKNILSEHKQEDNLLMKLNNCTLLDDIEAPSRMWENTICGDTILQTSPVKMVGLLRPSTIIEEAPDDSTNSDESSQMSFKTATKGTHSDVSTSAYESAHDSTVASNRTDYSNKCSQQQLEIIDVDSIVFEAIAKNEQHVKDKAAEIIPSLEIMDATIVESDLLTNKSEGENNSNGSDISVDLIDLEKTFGPLHGSPHSSMLEEHVEQVIDSNENDLEDENDLDDSIIEILSDEDDVVETEDVSNRNEEEQILYTNIKMEMSSKSSSFSINHDTYSFNESADDDKENGGAAAEQSEKSMQFNDTMEEVEYMLKRGMEYMAAEAAARKSPEKPKVAATACNIKVSKTQPNTPMMNKKPSTYVSSSTSKVKPSTFTTPAKKTPTSKGSNSSTKRFDIDIRPFPKLDIFAKPAVHARTKELTSKQQKFSHIVSPIGAYMKKTAKTPLMSSINCKTKDYFNSTAILELENESRLYQPTFVNDSNGSEASGLAKLPGLTKDTKRPLPKKAYISSDLKQIVDERTPVTIPGGKKIQKYLENAMMPAVLRHEGKLKLTGGLSSNKINIATTSSPGSSSSKLPLKVSDTNSTVSKSSHIPRRNNASLADLSVMSGDVSLYTIMDAQKF comes from the exons ATGAACAACATTTATAAAGAAGCAAACTACAGCTTTGCATTATT AAAACCAGAAGTTGTTCAGCAAACATTAACAATAACTGAAAGTCAACGTTATAGTTTGGATATAGGCGAAGATTTAAAGAAtataattgaacaaaaaaagagtaaaaaaacagttcaaataaatcCTAATgctgaaattataaatatttcaaatacaagAAGCGAAACACAACAAGAATATACAAATATGAATAGATGCGATGAAACTGCATACGGAGAATTGCCAATGTGGCAGAAAACATCAGATGAAAGCTTCGAAGCTTTAGAGAAGATGTGTGAAAAAACTGTCTCTGATCCGAATAgcactttatttaaatatcttaatGGAGAAGATGAAGAGCAAAAAAGGAACAATGTTGTGGCTTGGCAAAAGACTTCAGACGAAAGCTTTGAAGCCTTAGAAAAGATGTGTGATAAAACAGCATCCGATCCCAATAGTACGCTCTTTCAATATTTACATAGTGATCGTAAAGAACAGGTCTTGGCAGAAGTTAAAAAGCGCAGTAcagataaaaacattttaagtgaACACAAACAAGAGG ataatttattaatgaaactaAACAATTGCACTTTGTTGGATGATATCGAGGCGCCATCACGCATGTGGGAAAATACCATATGTGGAGATACTATATTACAAACTTCACCAGTCAAAATGGTGGGTCTATTAAGACCTTCCACAATAATTGAGGAAGCACCAGACGACTCAACAAATTCCGATGAATCATCTCAAATGAGTTTTAAAACAGCTACTAAAGGTACCCACAGCGATGTCTCTACAAGTGCTTACGAAAGTGCACATGATTCCACAGTAGCCAGTAATCGTACTGATTATTCTAACAAATGCTCCCAACAACAATTGGAAATTATTGATGTTGATAGCATTGTATTTGAAGCAATAGCTAAAAACGAACAACATGTAAAAGACAAGGCAGCGGAAATTATTCCCTCCCTAGAAATAATGGATGCTACTATTGTTGAATCAGATTTGTTAACTAATAAATCTGAGGGTGAGAATAATTCCAATGGCAGTGACATATCGGTGGATTTAATAGATTTAGAAAAAACCTTTGGTCCCCTTCATGGCTCGCCACATTCTTCTATGTTAGAGGAACATGTCGAACAAGTTATTGATTCTAATGAAAATGATTTGGAAGATGAAAACGATTTAGATGACtctattattgaaatattatcgGATGAAGATGATGTTGTTGAAACCGAAGATGTATCAAATAGAAATGAAGAAGAACAAATACTTTATACTAACATTAAAATGGAAATGAGTTCAAAGTCAAGCTCATTTAGTATAAATCACGATACCTACAGTTTCAATGAGTCAGCAGACGATGACAAAGAAAATGGTGGTGCGGCTGCCGAGCAATCGGAAAAGTCTATGCAATTCAATGACACAATGGAGGAGGTGGAATATATGCTCAAAAGAGGCATGGAATATATGGCTGCTGAAGCAGCTGCCAGAAAAAGTCCAGAAAAGCCTAAGGTTGCTGCTACAGCGTGTAATATTAAAGTTTCTAAAACTCAACCAAATACGCCTATGATGAATAAGAAACCAAGTACATATGTGTCATCATCTACCTCGAAag TAAAACCATCTACATTTACAACTCCAGCCAAGAAAACTCCCACATCTAAGGGTTCAAATTCGTCAACAAAACGTTTTGATATCGATATAAGACCATTTCCAAAGTTAGACATTTTTGCAAAGCCTGCTGTACACGCTCGCACCAAAGAGCTAACAAGCAAACAACAAAAGTTCTCGCACATTGTTAGTCCAATTGGTGCCTATATGAAAAAAACTGCCAAAACACCGTTAATGTCCTcaataaattgtaaaactaaGGACTATTTCAACTCGACAGCAATTCTGGAACTTGAAAATGAATCTCGTTTGTATCAACCCACATTTGTAAATGATTCCAATGGAAGTGAAGCGTCTGGACTAGCAAAATTGCCCGGCTTAACAAAAGATACGAAACGACCATTACCGAAAAAGGCATATATATCATCTGATTTGAAACAA atTGTTGATGAACGCACACCTGTAACAATTCCTGGcggtaaaaaaatacaaaaatatcttgAGAACGCAATGATGCCAGCTGTATTACGTCACGAaggcaaattaaaattaactggTGGTCTTAGTAGCAACAAGATAAACATCGCAACAACCTCATCACCAGGATCCTCCTCATCGAAATTACCATTAAAAGTTTCCGATACAAATTCAACAGTTTCAAAATCATCTCATATACCTCGACGTAACAATGCTAGTCTGGCCGATTTGTCAGTTATGTCTGGCGATGTATCTTTATATACTATAATGGATGCtcagaaattttaa
- the LOC111676620 gene encoding oxygen-dependent coproporphyrinogen-III oxidase, with protein MSFANHIRHALKNLGSLSTYQFARRTNKRNVRGFLIGTGLTTFVTISVAQMESGRRRKLNTSVFMAEPITNAEDLLINEDDMKTKMELMIMKIQADFCKALEAEEYAGQKFKVDRWLRKEGGGGITCVLQDGEVFEKAGVNISVVKGNLPPQAVQQMRSRGKNLSEGSSLPFFAAGVSAVIHPRNPMVPTIHFNYRYFEVINNDGSKQWWFGGGTDLTPYYLDESDVVHFHKTLKGACDQNDIEYYPKFKKWCDDYFRITHRNESRGVGGIFFDDIDTPSPTEAFKFVTDCAEAVIPSYLPIVRRHKNDEYGDRERQWQLLRRGRYVEFNLIYDRGTKFGLYTPGARYESILMSLPLTARWEYMHTPSANSNESKLMDVLKNPRDWIKSDVTAIAA; from the coding sequence ATGTCGTTTGCAAATCATATTCGTCATGCGTTGAAAAACTTGGGTTCATTGAGTACGTACCAATTCGCACGTAGGACAAATAAACGTAATGTGCGAGGTTTTCTTATCGGTACCGGTCTTACAACTTTTGTAACAATATCGGTCGCACAAATGGAAAGCGGTCGTAGACGTAAATTAAATACCTCGGTGTTTATGGCAGAGCCAATAACTAATGCAGAGGATTTATTAATTAACGAAGATgatatgaaaactaaaatgGAACTAATGATTATGAAGATTCAGGCTGATTTCTGTAAAGCTTTGGAAGCAGAAGAATATGCGGGTCAAAAGTTTAAAGTTGATAGATGGTTACGCAAAGAAGGAGGAGGTGGTATCACCTGTGTTCTTCAGGACGGAGAAGTTTTTGAAAAGGCTGGAGTAAATATATCAGTGGTAAAAGGCAACTTACCACCACAAGCAGTCCAGCAGATGCGTAGTCGTGGTAAAAATTTAAGCGAAGGATCTTCATTGCCATTTTTTGCAGCTGGCGTAAGTGCTGTTATACATCCGCGTAATCCAATGGTCCCTACAATACACTTTAACTATCGCTACTTTGAGGTTATCAATAATGATGGTTCAAAACAATGGTGGTTTGGTGGTGGTACTGATTTAACTCCATACTACTTAGACGAATCTGATGTTGTCCACTTCCACAAGACTCTGAAGGGTGCTTGCGATCAAAATGACATAGAATATTATCCCAAATTTAAGAAATGGTGTGATGATTATTTCCGTATAACTCACCGAAATGAAAGCAGAGGTGTTGGTGGTATTTTCTTCGATGACATTGATACACCCAGTCCGACAGAGGCTTTCAAATTTGTCACAGATTGTGCTGAAGCGGTAATACCATCTTACCTGCCGATTGTACGCCGCCACAAAAATGATGAATATGGCGACAGAGAACGTCAGTGGCAATTGTTGCGTCGTGGTCGTTATGTGGAATTTAATTTGATCTATGATCGCGGTACAAAGTTTGGTCTTTATACACCCGGAGCTCGGTATGAAAGTATTTTAATGTCACTGCCGTTAACAGCCCGATGGGAATATATGCATACACCCTCTGCAAATTCAAACGAAAGTAAATTAATGGACGTTTTAAAGAATCCAAGAGATTGGATTAAATCTGATGTTACTGCTATAGCTGCCTGA
- the LOC111676610 gene encoding uncharacterized protein LOC111676610 isoform X2 encodes MSGLEKFQANEAWRTNFKKFLFMERKPEVVQQTLTITESQRYSLDIGEDLKNIIEQKKSKKTVQINPNAEIINISNTRSETQQEYTNMNRCDETAYGELPMWQKTSDESFEALEKMCEKTVSDPNSTLFKYLNGEDEEQKRNNVVAWQKTSDESFEALEKMCDKTASDPNSTLFQYLHSDRKEQVLAEVKKRSTDKNILSEHKQEDNLLMKLNNCTLLDDIEAPSRMWENTICGDTILQTSPVKMVGLLRPSTIIEEAPDDSTNSDESSQMSFKTATKGTHSDVSTSAYESAHDSTVASNRTDYSNKCSQQQLEIIDVDSIVFEAIAKNEQHVKDKAAEIIPSLEIMDATIVESDLLTNKSEGENNSNGSDISVDLIDLEKTFGPLHGSPHSSMLEEHVEQVIDSNENDLEDENDLDDSIIEILSDEDDVVETEDVSNRNEEEQILYTNIKMEMSSKSSSFSINHDTYSFNESADDDKENGGAAAEQSEKSMQFNDTMEEVEYMLKRGMEYMAAEAAARKSPEKPKVAATACNIKVSKTQPNTPMMNKKPSTYVSSSTSKVKPSTFTTPAKKTPTSKGSNSSTKRFDIDIRPFPKLDIFAKPAVHARTKELTSKQQKFSHIVSPIGAYMKKTAKTPLMSSINCKTKDYFNSTAILELENESRLYQPTFVNDSNGSEASGLAKLPGLTKDTKRPLPKKAYISSDLKQIVDERTPVTIPGGKKIQKYLENAMMPAVLRHEGKLKLTGGLSSNKINIATTSSPGSSSSKLPLKVSDTNSTVSKSSHIPRRNNASLADLSVMSGDVSLYTIMDAQKF; translated from the exons ATGTCGGGTTTGGAAAAATTTCAAGCAAACGAAGCTTGGCgcacaaattttaagaaatttctttttatggaacg AAAACCAGAAGTTGTTCAGCAAACATTAACAATAACTGAAAGTCAACGTTATAGTTTGGATATAGGCGAAGATTTAAAGAAtataattgaacaaaaaaagagtaaaaaaacagttcaaataaatcCTAATgctgaaattataaatatttcaaatacaagAAGCGAAACACAACAAGAATATACAAATATGAATAGATGCGATGAAACTGCATACGGAGAATTGCCAATGTGGCAGAAAACATCAGATGAAAGCTTCGAAGCTTTAGAGAAGATGTGTGAAAAAACTGTCTCTGATCCGAATAgcactttatttaaatatcttaatGGAGAAGATGAAGAGCAAAAAAGGAACAATGTTGTGGCTTGGCAAAAGACTTCAGACGAAAGCTTTGAAGCCTTAGAAAAGATGTGTGATAAAACAGCATCCGATCCCAATAGTACGCTCTTTCAATATTTACATAGTGATCGTAAAGAACAGGTCTTGGCAGAAGTTAAAAAGCGCAGTAcagataaaaacattttaagtgaACACAAACAAGAGG ataatttattaatgaaactaAACAATTGCACTTTGTTGGATGATATCGAGGCGCCATCACGCATGTGGGAAAATACCATATGTGGAGATACTATATTACAAACTTCACCAGTCAAAATGGTGGGTCTATTAAGACCTTCCACAATAATTGAGGAAGCACCAGACGACTCAACAAATTCCGATGAATCATCTCAAATGAGTTTTAAAACAGCTACTAAAGGTACCCACAGCGATGTCTCTACAAGTGCTTACGAAAGTGCACATGATTCCACAGTAGCCAGTAATCGTACTGATTATTCTAACAAATGCTCCCAACAACAATTGGAAATTATTGATGTTGATAGCATTGTATTTGAAGCAATAGCTAAAAACGAACAACATGTAAAAGACAAGGCAGCGGAAATTATTCCCTCCCTAGAAATAATGGATGCTACTATTGTTGAATCAGATTTGTTAACTAATAAATCTGAGGGTGAGAATAATTCCAATGGCAGTGACATATCGGTGGATTTAATAGATTTAGAAAAAACCTTTGGTCCCCTTCATGGCTCGCCACATTCTTCTATGTTAGAGGAACATGTCGAACAAGTTATTGATTCTAATGAAAATGATTTGGAAGATGAAAACGATTTAGATGACtctattattgaaatattatcgGATGAAGATGATGTTGTTGAAACCGAAGATGTATCAAATAGAAATGAAGAAGAACAAATACTTTATACTAACATTAAAATGGAAATGAGTTCAAAGTCAAGCTCATTTAGTATAAATCACGATACCTACAGTTTCAATGAGTCAGCAGACGATGACAAAGAAAATGGTGGTGCGGCTGCCGAGCAATCGGAAAAGTCTATGCAATTCAATGACACAATGGAGGAGGTGGAATATATGCTCAAAAGAGGCATGGAATATATGGCTGCTGAAGCAGCTGCCAGAAAAAGTCCAGAAAAGCCTAAGGTTGCTGCTACAGCGTGTAATATTAAAGTTTCTAAAACTCAACCAAATACGCCTATGATGAATAAGAAACCAAGTACATATGTGTCATCATCTACCTCGAAag TAAAACCATCTACATTTACAACTCCAGCCAAGAAAACTCCCACATCTAAGGGTTCAAATTCGTCAACAAAACGTTTTGATATCGATATAAGACCATTTCCAAAGTTAGACATTTTTGCAAAGCCTGCTGTACACGCTCGCACCAAAGAGCTAACAAGCAAACAACAAAAGTTCTCGCACATTGTTAGTCCAATTGGTGCCTATATGAAAAAAACTGCCAAAACACCGTTAATGTCCTcaataaattgtaaaactaaGGACTATTTCAACTCGACAGCAATTCTGGAACTTGAAAATGAATCTCGTTTGTATCAACCCACATTTGTAAATGATTCCAATGGAAGTGAAGCGTCTGGACTAGCAAAATTGCCCGGCTTAACAAAAGATACGAAACGACCATTACCGAAAAAGGCATATATATCATCTGATTTGAAACAA atTGTTGATGAACGCACACCTGTAACAATTCCTGGcggtaaaaaaatacaaaaatatcttgAGAACGCAATGATGCCAGCTGTATTACGTCACGAaggcaaattaaaattaactggTGGTCTTAGTAGCAACAAGATAAACATCGCAACAACCTCATCACCAGGATCCTCCTCATCGAAATTACCATTAAAAGTTTCCGATACAAATTCAACAGTTTCAAAATCATCTCATATACCTCGACGTAACAATGCTAGTCTGGCCGATTTGTCAGTTATGTCTGGCGATGTATCTTTATATACTATAATGGATGCtcagaaattttaa
- the LOC111676610 gene encoding uncharacterized protein LOC111676610 isoform X3: protein MNRCDETAYGELPMWQKTSDESFEALEKMCEKTVSDPNSTLFKYLNGEDEEQKRNNVVAWQKTSDESFEALEKMCDKTASDPNSTLFQYLHSDRKEQVLAEVKKRSTDKNILSEHKQEDNLLMKLNNCTLLDDIEAPSRMWENTICGDTILQTSPVKMVGLLRPSTIIEEAPDDSTNSDESSQMSFKTATKGTHSDVSTSAYESAHDSTVASNRTDYSNKCSQQQLEIIDVDSIVFEAIAKNEQHVKDKAAEIIPSLEIMDATIVESDLLTNKSEGENNSNGSDISVDLIDLEKTFGPLHGSPHSSMLEEHVEQVIDSNENDLEDENDLDDSIIEILSDEDDVVETEDVSNRNEEEQILYTNIKMEMSSKSSSFSINHDTYSFNESADDDKENGGAAAEQSEKSMQFNDTMEEVEYMLKRGMEYMAAEAAARKSPEKPKVAATACNIKVSKTQPNTPMMNKKPSTYVSSSTSKVKPSTFTTPAKKTPTSKGSNSSTKRFDIDIRPFPKLDIFAKPAVHARTKELTSKQQKFSHIVSPIGAYMKKTAKTPLMSSINCKTKDYFNSTAILELENESRLYQPTFVNDSNGSEASGLAKLPGLTKDTKRPLPKKAYISSDLKQIVDERTPVTIPGGKKIQKYLENAMMPAVLRHEGKLKLTGGLSSNKINIATTSSPGSSSSKLPLKVSDTNSTVSKSSHIPRRNNASLADLSVMSGDVSLYTIMDAQKF, encoded by the exons ATGAATAGATGCGATGAAACTGCATACGGAGAATTGCCAATGTGGCAGAAAACATCAGATGAAAGCTTCGAAGCTTTAGAGAAGATGTGTGAAAAAACTGTCTCTGATCCGAATAgcactttatttaaatatcttaatGGAGAAGATGAAGAGCAAAAAAGGAACAATGTTGTGGCTTGGCAAAAGACTTCAGACGAAAGCTTTGAAGCCTTAGAAAAGATGTGTGATAAAACAGCATCCGATCCCAATAGTACGCTCTTTCAATATTTACATAGTGATCGTAAAGAACAGGTCTTGGCAGAAGTTAAAAAGCGCAGTAcagataaaaacattttaagtgaACACAAACAAGAGG ataatttattaatgaaactaAACAATTGCACTTTGTTGGATGATATCGAGGCGCCATCACGCATGTGGGAAAATACCATATGTGGAGATACTATATTACAAACTTCACCAGTCAAAATGGTGGGTCTATTAAGACCTTCCACAATAATTGAGGAAGCACCAGACGACTCAACAAATTCCGATGAATCATCTCAAATGAGTTTTAAAACAGCTACTAAAGGTACCCACAGCGATGTCTCTACAAGTGCTTACGAAAGTGCACATGATTCCACAGTAGCCAGTAATCGTACTGATTATTCTAACAAATGCTCCCAACAACAATTGGAAATTATTGATGTTGATAGCATTGTATTTGAAGCAATAGCTAAAAACGAACAACATGTAAAAGACAAGGCAGCGGAAATTATTCCCTCCCTAGAAATAATGGATGCTACTATTGTTGAATCAGATTTGTTAACTAATAAATCTGAGGGTGAGAATAATTCCAATGGCAGTGACATATCGGTGGATTTAATAGATTTAGAAAAAACCTTTGGTCCCCTTCATGGCTCGCCACATTCTTCTATGTTAGAGGAACATGTCGAACAAGTTATTGATTCTAATGAAAATGATTTGGAAGATGAAAACGATTTAGATGACtctattattgaaatattatcgGATGAAGATGATGTTGTTGAAACCGAAGATGTATCAAATAGAAATGAAGAAGAACAAATACTTTATACTAACATTAAAATGGAAATGAGTTCAAAGTCAAGCTCATTTAGTATAAATCACGATACCTACAGTTTCAATGAGTCAGCAGACGATGACAAAGAAAATGGTGGTGCGGCTGCCGAGCAATCGGAAAAGTCTATGCAATTCAATGACACAATGGAGGAGGTGGAATATATGCTCAAAAGAGGCATGGAATATATGGCTGCTGAAGCAGCTGCCAGAAAAAGTCCAGAAAAGCCTAAGGTTGCTGCTACAGCGTGTAATATTAAAGTTTCTAAAACTCAACCAAATACGCCTATGATGAATAAGAAACCAAGTACATATGTGTCATCATCTACCTCGAAag TAAAACCATCTACATTTACAACTCCAGCCAAGAAAACTCCCACATCTAAGGGTTCAAATTCGTCAACAAAACGTTTTGATATCGATATAAGACCATTTCCAAAGTTAGACATTTTTGCAAAGCCTGCTGTACACGCTCGCACCAAAGAGCTAACAAGCAAACAACAAAAGTTCTCGCACATTGTTAGTCCAATTGGTGCCTATATGAAAAAAACTGCCAAAACACCGTTAATGTCCTcaataaattgtaaaactaaGGACTATTTCAACTCGACAGCAATTCTGGAACTTGAAAATGAATCTCGTTTGTATCAACCCACATTTGTAAATGATTCCAATGGAAGTGAAGCGTCTGGACTAGCAAAATTGCCCGGCTTAACAAAAGATACGAAACGACCATTACCGAAAAAGGCATATATATCATCTGATTTGAAACAA atTGTTGATGAACGCACACCTGTAACAATTCCTGGcggtaaaaaaatacaaaaatatcttgAGAACGCAATGATGCCAGCTGTATTACGTCACGAaggcaaattaaaattaactggTGGTCTTAGTAGCAACAAGATAAACATCGCAACAACCTCATCACCAGGATCCTCCTCATCGAAATTACCATTAAAAGTTTCCGATACAAATTCAACAGTTTCAAAATCATCTCATATACCTCGACGTAACAATGCTAGTCTGGCCGATTTGTCAGTTATGTCTGGCGATGTATCTTTATATACTATAATGGATGCtcagaaattttaa
- the LOC111676623 gene encoding hydroxymethylglutaryl-CoA lyase, mitochondrial: MFRVNKFQKLISVGIQRSLATQAKILPTQVRIVEVGPRDGLQNEPKLLPAQVKISLIDQLSETGLKTIEVTSFVSPKWVPQMGDNAEVLQGIRKVPGISYPVLTPNLKGFESALKSGAEEVAVFGAASDAFSLKNVNCTAAESIERFRPVLEAAKKNNVKVRGYVSTIVGCPYQGAIKPKDVVKVVEALYDMGCYEISLGDTIGVGTPGTMRKMLDEVVRAVPADKLAVHCHDTYGQALSNILTSLEYGISVVDASVSGLGGCPYARGASGNAATEDVVYMLHGMGIETGIDLDKLITVGRYICEQLGRQSESKVNRAWKGPQAKKC, from the exons atgttcAGAGTAAACAAgtttcaaaaattgatttctgTTGGAATCCAACGTTCTTTGGCCACC CAAGCTAAAATATTGCCAACACAGGTGCGTATAGTGGAGGTTGGACCAAGAGATGGCTTGCAAAATGAGCCGAAACTATTGCCAGCTCaagtaaaaatatctttaattgATCAATTGTCAGAGACCGGCTTAAAAACTATTGAAGTCACAAGTTTTGTCAGCCCTAAATGGGTCCCTCAGATGGGTGACAATGCTGAAGTATTGCAAGGTATTCGCAAAGTACCAGGCATTTCATATCCAGTGCTAACACCAAATTTAAAAGGATTTGAAAGTGCTTTGAAATCCGGAGCTGAAGAAGTTGCTGTATTTGGAGCTGCATCCGATGCATTTTCTCTAAAGAATGTTAACTGTACCGCAGCTGAGAGTATTGAGCGCTTTAGACCTGTCTTGGAAGCAGCCAAAAAGAATAATGTTAAAGTACGTGGTTACGTTTCTACAATTGTTGGTTGTCCTTATCAGGGCGCTATAAAACCTAAAGATGTGGTAAAGGTTGTTGAAGCCTTGTATGATATGGGATGCTATGAAATTTCATTAGGTGACACCATTGGTGTTGGTACACCTGGTACTATGCGCAAAATGTTGGACGAGGTTGTACGCGCTGTTCCGGCTGATAAGTTAGCTGTACATTGCCACGACACTTATGGTCAAGCATTGTCGAACATACTTACGTCGCTTGAATATGGCATCTCTGTTGTAGATGCTTCCGTTTCAGGTTTGGGAGGTTGTCCTTATGCTCGTGGTGCTTCTGGTAACGCAGCAACTGAAGATGTAGTATATATGTTGCATGGCATGGGTATAGAAACTGGAATCGATTTGGATAAATTGATCACTGTCGGCCGTTATATTTGTGAACAATTGGGAAGACAATCCGAATCTAAAGTCAATCGCGCCTGGAAAGGTCCCCAAGCAAAGAAATGTTAA